A window of Candidatus Hydrogenedentota bacterium contains these coding sequences:
- a CDS encoding glycosyltransferase family 4 protein has protein sequence MPTRSPLSVLFLTLYPNSAASPRYRVAQFLPYLRSIGFRCSVECAITGRAYRECSGPSRRARPFWYHAKETPRRVAQLLRIGRYDVVVVQKAIASAYVRGLHSILRTNAKRLVYDIDDAVHLAPPHSLRGPWSRFEDRDQVLRVMEGADLVLAGNAWLCSEARGRARRVEFFPTVVDTERFTPGRQAESRFTIGWIGSPSTTPHLRAADAVGEIDGASIRCIGADARGVPWKHADVRPWAYDREVDDIRSFSAGIMPLEKDDWTRGKCALKALQYMACGVPCVATPFGAVLDIIADNVNGLFADSPEEWRAAVEWLRDPAARATLGAAGRTTVEQYFALNGAAPRLAELLESVV, from the coding sequence GTGCCAACGCGTAGCCCATTGAGCGTACTCTTCCTGACGCTGTACCCAAATTCGGCTGCGAGCCCCCGATACCGTGTCGCGCAATTCCTTCCGTATCTGCGGTCGATTGGCTTTCGATGCAGCGTGGAGTGCGCAATTACCGGGCGCGCCTATCGCGAGTGCTCCGGCCCATCGCGCAGGGCGCGTCCGTTCTGGTATCACGCGAAGGAGACGCCGCGGCGCGTTGCGCAGTTGCTGCGCATAGGCCGGTACGACGTCGTAGTTGTGCAGAAGGCGATCGCGAGCGCATACGTGCGCGGACTGCACTCGATCCTTCGCACCAACGCGAAGCGGCTTGTTTACGACATAGACGACGCCGTCCACCTTGCGCCGCCGCATTCGTTGCGCGGCCCGTGGAGCAGGTTCGAAGATCGCGATCAGGTGTTGCGCGTGATGGAGGGCGCCGATCTCGTGCTGGCGGGAAACGCGTGGCTGTGCAGCGAGGCGCGCGGACGTGCACGGCGCGTCGAGTTTTTTCCAACCGTTGTCGATACCGAACGGTTCACGCCAGGCCGACAGGCGGAGAGCCGTTTCACGATTGGCTGGATCGGCAGCCCCAGCACAACACCTCACCTAAGGGCCGCGGACGCGGTCGGCGAAATTGACGGAGCGAGTATTCGATGCATAGGCGCGGACGCGCGCGGCGTGCCGTGGAAACATGCGGACGTGCGGCCGTGGGCGTACGACCGCGAAGTGGACGACATCCGATCCTTTTCAGCCGGCATCATGCCGCTGGAAAAGGACGATTGGACGCGCGGGAAGTGCGCCTTGAAGGCGCTACAGTATATGGCGTGCGGCGTGCCGTGCGTGGCGACACCGTTTGGCGCGGTACTCGACATTATCGCGGACAATGTAAATGGCCTGTTTGCCGATTCGCCTGAGGAATGGCGTGCAGCGGTCGAGTGGTTGCGCGACCCGGCCGCGCGCGCAACACTCGGTGCGGCGGGCCGCACAACGGTCGAGCAGTATTTCGCATTGAATGGCGCGGCGCCCCGGCTCGCAGAACTGCTGGAGTCCGTCGTTTGA
- a CDS encoding glycosyltransferase family 9 protein, protein MIERRPVRIGVELFRRARWSVRRALRRRLRIVVEIRWRLGDEIMAIPIYEGIKRRFPFCELTVWGNHPDLLLRNPYVDRVVGPGGKPDSLLCDRYIVLRGAPRDVFRLDHYARISGIPTPPMLPRLYYDDWNSDAVARAGLETKSFVAVSTGATWETKRWPIDRWRELCETLQSGGYTPAQLGKGDERIGAAYDFVDRTSVREAACVLRHARLLITCDSGLMHLALAAGTPVLALFGPTDPRILVRNSAPLSFLTNERPCQGCWNHSPDAKAEGVCPLGISPCMGTLAVETVLARARELLGANA, encoded by the coding sequence ATGATCGAGCGCCGCCCGGTCCGCATTGGCGTCGAATTGTTCCGGCGCGCGCGATGGTCGGTACGGCGCGCGCTGCGCCGGCGACTTCGCATTGTCGTGGAGATTCGCTGGCGGCTTGGTGACGAGATTATGGCGATTCCCATCTACGAAGGAATCAAGCGCCGATTTCCCTTCTGCGAACTGACGGTGTGGGGCAACCATCCCGACCTTTTGCTGCGCAATCCGTATGTCGATCGCGTCGTCGGGCCCGGCGGCAAACCGGACTCGCTGTTGTGCGATCGCTATATCGTATTGCGTGGCGCGCCGCGCGACGTATTTCGGTTGGATCACTACGCAAGAATCTCCGGCATTCCAACGCCACCGATGTTGCCGCGCTTGTATTACGATGACTGGAATTCCGACGCCGTCGCGAGGGCCGGACTCGAAACCAAGAGTTTTGTCGCAGTAAGCACGGGCGCGACGTGGGAGACCAAGCGCTGGCCGATCGACCGATGGCGGGAGTTGTGCGAAACGCTGCAATCCGGTGGGTACACGCCGGCGCAACTGGGAAAGGGCGATGAGCGAATCGGCGCGGCGTACGACTTCGTCGACAGGACATCGGTACGCGAGGCGGCGTGCGTTCTGCGTCACGCACGCTTGTTGATTACGTGCGACTCGGGGCTGATGCACCTTGCGCTCGCCGCGGGCACGCCGGTACTGGCATTGTTCGGCCCGACGGACCCGCGCATACTCGTTCGCAACAGCGCGCCACTGTCGTTCCTCACGAACGAACGTCCGTGCCAGGGCTGTTGGAACCATTCTCCCGACGCGAAGGCTGAAGGTGTATGCCCGCTCGGCATTTCGCCGTGCATGGGGACGCTCGCGGTCGAAACCGTGCTGGCGCGCGCGCGGGAGTTGCTCGGTGCCAACGCGTAG
- a CDS encoding glycosyltransferase family 4 protein, translating into MKLALLMGNRYNPWHLQGFKRLRGNPTVAAFRAESQIQDHFKERGDGTDWMQRERIYFDTQAGNAIVRAYCTFAERYLDRTPRVLPFHEQLKGYDIIHSWELFTDWSVSALEARKQYNIPLAITVWDLLPFNMERVAGRRELKRRVAEGADRFVVYTERSRAMLAFEGVRAERIAYVPPGVDTDLFCPGIAARAFGLKDDDFVVLFVGWFVPRKGIDFLLFALRKLIDEGGPNAKRVKLLVVGSGAGRERVEALIARLDLQDRCILTGAQSYERMPEAFRMADVFVLPSVASDEWQEQFGMSLIEAMACGKPCIAALSGAIEEVAGEAALLVQPNDFLALYRALRRILNHADERARLGAEARSRARKLFDVTLHANALSDLYDSMLK; encoded by the coding sequence GTGAAGCTCGCGCTGCTCATGGGCAACCGGTACAACCCTTGGCACCTGCAAGGGTTCAAGCGGTTGCGCGGAAATCCGACGGTCGCGGCGTTTCGCGCGGAATCGCAGATTCAGGACCACTTCAAGGAGCGGGGCGACGGAACGGACTGGATGCAGCGGGAGCGCATCTACTTCGACACACAGGCGGGCAATGCGATCGTGCGCGCGTACTGCACGTTCGCCGAGCGCTATCTCGACCGCACGCCGCGCGTGCTGCCGTTCCACGAGCAATTGAAGGGATACGACATTATCCACTCGTGGGAACTGTTCACGGACTGGTCGGTGTCGGCGCTGGAAGCGCGCAAGCAATACAACATCCCGCTCGCAATCACGGTTTGGGACCTACTGCCCTTCAACATGGAACGCGTCGCGGGCCGCCGCGAACTGAAGCGGCGCGTCGCGGAAGGCGCGGACCGGTTCGTGGTGTACACGGAACGGTCGCGCGCGATGTTGGCGTTCGAGGGCGTGCGCGCGGAGCGTATCGCATACGTCCCGCCGGGCGTCGATACCGATTTGTTCTGTCCCGGCATTGCGGCCAGAGCGTTCGGATTGAAAGACGACGATTTCGTCGTGTTGTTCGTCGGCTGGTTTGTCCCGCGAAAGGGGATCGATTTCTTGTTGTTCGCGTTGCGCAAGCTGATCGACGAGGGCGGGCCCAACGCGAAGCGCGTCAAACTCCTGGTGGTCGGCAGCGGCGCCGGGCGCGAACGCGTCGAAGCGCTGATCGCGCGGCTCGATTTGCAGGACCGCTGTATATTGACGGGTGCGCAGTCGTACGAGCGAATGCCGGAAGCGTTTCGCATGGCGGACGTGTTTGTGTTGCCGAGCGTTGCGAGCGACGAGTGGCAGGAGCAATTCGGCATGTCGCTGATCGAGGCGATGGCCTGCGGGAAGCCGTGCATCGCCGCATTGAGCGGCGCGATCGAGGAGGTCGCCGGGGAAGCGGCGCTGCTCGTGCAGCCCAACGATTTTCTGGCGCTGTACCGCGCGCTCCGGCGCATACTTAATCACGCGGACGAGCGCGCGCGGCTCGGCGCCGAGGCGCGGTCGCGCGCACGCAAGCTGTTCGACGTGACGCTGCACGCGAATGCGCTGTCCGACCTCTACGATAGCATGCTGAAATGA
- a CDS encoding acyltransferase, producing MGIANIIRKLKLRYGSQDTVVRTLREMGVRIGERCRIYTTNFGGEPYLIRIGNHVGIANDVTFVNHDLNWVFQDKYESLTSFGTIEIFDNCNIGVRATILPGVKIGPNSVVGACSVVTKDVPPNVVVAGNPARVICTLDEYEQKCLAKHIDIPKDRDAARKYLIEHFWGGS from the coding sequence ATGGGGATCGCGAATATAATTCGCAAGCTGAAACTGCGCTATGGGTCGCAGGACACCGTCGTTCGGACGCTGCGGGAGATGGGCGTGCGGATTGGCGAGCGCTGCCGTATCTATACGACGAATTTCGGCGGCGAACCATACTTGATACGAATCGGTAATCACGTGGGCATTGCGAACGACGTAACGTTCGTAAACCACGATCTCAATTGGGTGTTTCAGGACAAGTACGAGTCGCTCACGAGTTTTGGGACGATCGAGATTTTCGACAACTGTAACATCGGTGTACGCGCGACAATCCTGCCCGGCGTAAAGATCGGGCCGAACAGCGTGGTAGGTGCGTGCAGCGTTGTGACGAAGGACGTGCCGCCGAACGTGGTCGTCGCGGGCAATCCCGCGCGCGTGATCTGCACACTCGACGAGTACGAGCAGAAGTGCCTCGCTAAGCATATTGACATTCCAAAGGACCGCGACGCGGCGCGCAAATACTTGATCGAACATTTTTGGGGCGGATCGTGA
- a CDS encoding class I SAM-dependent methyltransferase has product MSHEIQEFYRENPLMVSSPFGGVSGVHRDLFDDVIRKLNLPLDGQSILDVGCGRGFVGEVVRAHGGRYTGADLVRNGTGFSLALADAMNLPFRDESFDGVFCIDAFEHIPDGVRAAREFRRVLRPGGFVFLSAPNYGNVAGIVKWWCEAFGFSKRDSWAPFRRWQPQELEQALTQRRIRAQYRSAGFGRATRIGHAPEVGLGLFPWIDHPRMPEAVQFRLQRAFASVGPAIVRFWPGASLHVFWKFEV; this is encoded by the coding sequence GTGAGCCACGAGATTCAGGAGTTCTACCGCGAGAACCCGCTGATGGTCAGTTCGCCGTTCGGCGGTGTATCGGGTGTGCATCGCGACCTCTTTGACGACGTCATACGCAAGCTGAATTTGCCGCTGGACGGGCAATCCATACTCGACGTGGGGTGCGGGCGCGGGTTTGTTGGCGAGGTGGTGCGCGCCCACGGAGGACGTTACACCGGCGCGGACCTCGTGCGAAACGGCACGGGCTTTTCGCTTGCACTTGCGGACGCAATGAACCTGCCGTTTCGGGACGAGTCGTTCGATGGCGTATTCTGTATCGACGCCTTCGAGCATATTCCGGACGGCGTTCGGGCGGCGCGCGAGTTTCGGCGCGTGTTGCGTCCCGGCGGATTTGTGTTCCTGTCCGCGCCGAATTACGGCAACGTGGCCGGGATCGTGAAGTGGTGGTGCGAGGCGTTTGGGTTTTCGAAGCGAGATTCGTGGGCGCCGTTCCGGCGATGGCAACCGCAGGAACTCGAGCAGGCGTTGACGCAACGTCGCATTCGCGCGCAGTACCGAAGCGCGGGCTTTGGGCGCGCAACGCGGATCGGTCATGCTCCGGAGGTTGGATTGGGGTTGTTTCCATGGATCGATCATCCGCGCATGCCGGAGGCGGTCCAATTTCGGTTGCAGCGCGCCTTCGCGTCGGTTGGACCCGCGATTGTGCGGTTCTGGCCGGGGGCAAGCTTGCACGTTTTCTGGAAGTTCGAGGTGTGA
- a CDS encoding glycosyltransferase family 2 protein yields the protein MARRTAAEADVSVTLLTYNAGPLLARVLKAIHEQETARRFEIVAVDSGSTDGTLAVLAQYDAHVTEIPQREFDFGLTRDLVFEESSGRVVVCLSQDAVPAHERWLDSLVAPLDDPAIAASCGRSVPDPDRAYAQFVWERNGLFYFTREMRAFVAKYGRGLSNANSAVRREVWERLRFGAQPIGEDFRFQTKLSAAGLAIAFPDGAEVLHHHAYTLRSLYKRCRNEGLGLRALDCAYGGKDLLHDCANRTVWRAWARELVRGNLRAPASLLFPIVRPSAVFVGSALARGYLR from the coding sequence ATGGCGCGACGTACGGCGGCAGAAGCGGATGTCAGCGTAACATTGCTGACGTATAACGCCGGGCCCCTGCTGGCACGCGTTCTGAAGGCGATTCACGAACAAGAAACTGCGCGCCGGTTCGAGATCGTTGCCGTGGACTCCGGGTCAACGGACGGGACGCTCGCGGTGCTCGCGCAGTATGACGCGCACGTGACGGAGATTCCGCAGCGTGAATTCGACTTTGGCCTGACGCGGGACCTCGTATTCGAGGAATCGAGCGGGCGCGTCGTGGTGTGTTTGTCGCAGGACGCAGTACCCGCGCATGAACGGTGGCTGGACAGCCTCGTTGCGCCGCTGGACGATCCGGCGATTGCGGCATCGTGCGGGCGATCCGTCCCCGATCCCGACCGCGCGTACGCGCAGTTCGTGTGGGAACGAAACGGGCTGTTTTACTTCACACGCGAGATGCGCGCGTTCGTGGCAAAGTATGGGCGCGGCCTGTCGAACGCGAACTCGGCAGTCCGGCGTGAGGTTTGGGAACGGCTCCGGTTTGGCGCGCAACCCATCGGTGAGGATTTTCGGTTTCAAACGAAGCTGTCGGCGGCGGGACTCGCGATCGCCTTTCCGGACGGCGCGGAGGTGTTGCACCATCACGCGTACACCCTGCGCTCGCTATACAAACGATGCCGCAACGAAGGGCTGGGGCTGCGCGCGTTGGACTGCGCGTACGGTGGAAAGGATTTGCTGCACGATTGTGCGAACCGGACCGTGTGGCGCGCGTGGGCGCGCGAGCTGGTCCGCGGCAATCTGCGCGCGCCCGCCTCCCTGCTGTTTCCGATTGTGCGCCCAAGCGCAGTTTTTGTCGGAAGCGCACTTGCCCGGGGATATCTGCGGTGA